A region of Bacteroidales bacterium DNA encodes the following proteins:
- a CDS encoding PKD domain-containing protein: protein MKKLILLPVLLLMAASCTREVPRARFTVSAQVIEAGEAVAFTNLSVNADFAEWDFGDGYISNEYDPVHVFTRPGTFRVVLKVFSSDHFSDESMMDITVLYPTTLEITVKEYYNQYVVPNASVILYPSLTDWIHQTNAVAEGLTDIDGRVVFTHLAPAVYYVDVWEQYHNNYILAEEDVAFIRTMALVPNAVNTFTAWVDYTGGSRKSGTIRNPASNPSGRKMKATE, encoded by the coding sequence ATGAAAAAACTGATTTTATTGCCGGTTTTGCTGCTGATGGCAGCATCCTGCACCCGGGAGGTGCCCCGGGCCCGGTTTACGGTATCTGCACAGGTAATCGAAGCCGGCGAAGCCGTAGCATTTACTAATCTTTCAGTCAATGCCGATTTTGCAGAATGGGATTTTGGCGATGGCTATATCAGCAATGAATACGACCCGGTTCATGTATTTACCCGCCCCGGAACCTTTCGCGTCGTGCTGAAAGTTTTCTCTTCCGACCATTTTTCGGATGAAAGCATGATGGACATCACCGTACTGTATCCAACCACACTGGAAATCACCGTTAAAGAGTATTATAACCAGTACGTGGTTCCCAATGCGAGCGTAATTCTCTATCCTTCCCTTACCGACTGGATTCATCAGACCAATGCCGTAGCAGAAGGTCTTACCGATATTGACGGGCGTGTGGTTTTCACCCATCTTGCACCTGCCGTATATTATGTGGACGTCTGGGAACAATACCACAACAATTACATACTTGCCGAGGAGGATGTGGCATTTATCCGCACCATGGCTCTGGTTCCCAATGCCGTCAACACATTTACTGCCTGGGTTGATTATACCGGCGGCAGCAGAAAGAGCGGAACCATCCGGAATCCGGCAAGCAATCCTTCAGGAAGAAAAATGAAGGCAACGGAATAA